Proteins encoded within one genomic window of Synechococcus sp. PCC 7335:
- the pipX gene encoding transcriptional coactivator PipX — translation MSTENYLNHPNFGLLFRVCIAGEGQELFATLYAHRLFFIVRNDRSGLSFEPIGRVESKQIIEQRLRLIRRTGHQTEYEHLQKTYKQTF, via the coding sequence ATGAGTACCGAAAACTACCTAAACCATCCAAACTTTGGCCTACTGTTTAGAGTTTGCATAGCTGGTGAGGGACAAGAGCTATTTGCGACACTATATGCCCATCGGCTGTTTTTTATCGTGAGAAACGATAGGAGTGGACTATCATTCGAGCCGATTGGCCGAGTTGAGTCAAAGCAAATAATTGAGCAGCGATTACGGCTTATTCGTCGTACGGGCCATCAGACAGAATACGAGCACCTACAAAAAACATATAAGCAGACTTTCTAA
- a CDS encoding chorismate-binding protein, producing MPLEERTGSDVFAVLFEPQTAQPGPAGIATLLESPHPLPDDFSSNQSVSSQVAKLARYSICAGPPRSVDSQTQLWTPQIGHIVPFLEQLGTVEAPRSAVLIEKKLAKDVLPEQLPFIGGWLGWLGYDLAWEIEQLPWLKEDALPFPVAFWYEPTEFAVVDHQLQRVWLAAESIDQLFDLSTKFLNAKLPTKVGSTGSIVSSIPEQDDFGKTSPPVSPSSIYEGSIYEGYRRGDRDKGIGWKYINAENKDRNQSGQRTQSLRLETQKAEFMAAVAKAKAHIKAGDVFQVNHSLRFQAQTTADSWSVYQALHTINPSPFASYWHTPWGSVVSCSPERLVQAEGGRAQTRPIAGTRPRGQHRYEDENYAKQLRGDRKEQAEHIMLVDLERNDLGRVCQWGTVQVEELMTIERYSHVMHLVSNIVGKLTPECSMAQLIVALFPGGTITGCPKVRCMEIIEALEPVRRSLFYGSCGYLDRRGRLDLNILIRTLLLSTLDKSDSPDSATTVWGQVGAGIVADSEPEKEWVESLQKAKAQLLALGL from the coding sequence TTTTGCTGTTCTTTTTGAGCCTCAAACAGCTCAGCCAGGACCTGCTGGCATCGCAACTCTATTAGAAAGTCCCCATCCGCTACCAGATGATTTTTCATCCAATCAATCTGTATCTAGTCAAGTAGCTAAGCTCGCTCGCTATTCAATCTGTGCAGGCCCCCCTCGAAGCGTAGATAGCCAAACTCAGCTTTGGACACCTCAAATTGGGCATATTGTTCCCTTCTTAGAACAGTTGGGTACGGTAGAGGCACCTCGCTCTGCTGTCTTGATTGAGAAAAAATTAGCGAAAGATGTCCTACCAGAACAGTTGCCTTTCATCGGAGGATGGCTAGGATGGCTAGGCTATGACTTAGCTTGGGAGATTGAGCAGCTACCGTGGCTAAAAGAAGACGCCCTTCCCTTTCCTGTTGCCTTTTGGTACGAACCGACTGAATTTGCTGTGGTTGATCACCAATTGCAGCGAGTGTGGTTAGCCGCGGAAAGTATCGATCAGCTCTTTGATCTAAGTACAAAGTTTCTCAATGCGAAGTTGCCAACCAAGGTGGGATCAACTGGATCTATAGTCAGCTCGATTCCTGAGCAGGATGACTTTGGTAAGACCTCGCCGCCAGTATCCCCATCATCTATATATGAGGGATCTATATATGAGGGATATAGAAGAGGGGATAGAGATAAAGGCATAGGCTGGAAATATATAAACGCAGAGAACAAAGATCGCAACCAGAGCGGGCAAAGGACGCAAAGTTTAAGACTTGAGACCCAAAAAGCAGAATTTATGGCGGCTGTGGCCAAAGCAAAGGCTCACATCAAAGCGGGCGATGTTTTTCAAGTTAATCACTCTTTGCGGTTTCAGGCGCAGACAACGGCTGATAGCTGGAGTGTGTATCAGGCGTTGCATACTATCAATCCTTCACCTTTTGCCAGCTACTGGCATACTCCGTGGGGATCGGTAGTAAGCTGCTCTCCTGAAAGGTTAGTGCAGGCAGAAGGGGGTAGAGCGCAGACCAGGCCGATTGCGGGAACGCGCCCTCGAGGGCAGCATCGATATGAGGATGAGAACTATGCAAAGCAGCTACGGGGCGATCGCAAAGAACAGGCTGAGCACATCATGCTAGTTGACCTAGAGCGCAACGACCTCGGCCGAGTATGCCAGTGGGGAACGGTACAGGTAGAAGAGCTGATGACCATAGAACGCTATAGCCATGTGATGCATTTGGTCAGCAACATAGTCGGCAAACTAACGCCGGAGTGTTCAATGGCACAGCTTATTGTGGCACTGTTCCCTGGTGGGACAATTACAGGCTGTCCGAAGGTTCGCTGTATGGAAATCATTGAGGCACTAGAACCTGTCAGACGCAGCCTCTTTTATGGCTCATGTGGTTACTTGGATCGGCGGGGGCGGCTAGATCTCAATATCTTGATTCGGACGCTGTTACTATCAACCTTAGATAAATCGGATAGCCCAGATAGCGCAACGACCGTTTGGGGACAGGTGGGGGCTGGCATCGTCGCAGACAGCGAGCCTGAAAAAGAGTGGGTTGAGTCTTTGCAAAAAGCCAAAGCTCAACTGCTGGCACTAGGGCTGTAG